In a genomic window of Oculatellaceae cyanobacterium:
- a CDS encoding ABC transporter substrate-binding protein, which yields MENIFTLFRLTSSLPTRAIAWQKSRKFLQQQGINISISLILSILLLGITGCQLVAKPTHTEGAINLTLWQGVNPPPNRDVLQSLVNKFNQTHPNIQVESLYIGQPDQQLPKILAAVVGNAVPDLLWFSPMLTGQLVELNAIRPLEDLLATSPLKDQIDPALFEAMEYGGHTWSVSFGTNNVGIFYRPSLFKAAGITQLPKTWEELRQVARKLTVDTNGDNQIDQHGMLLPLGKGEWTVFNWLPFMWSGGGELIDAGKDATAKNVNLVNQGAIAALEFWQNLIKDGSAVLSLPERGYELDGFLAGKVAMQLTGPWTLGQLQSTGVDFNVFPIPAGVKSATATGGENLFILKTNPERERAAFTFAEYVLSEEFQTEWALGTGYLPVNLKARQNPAYQEFLAKLPAVKVFLEQASVARSRPIFPGYNRISENLGRAIEAVLLGKKSPQEALKASQQRLDLFFN from the coding sequence ATGGAAAATATTTTTACCTTATTTCGTTTAACTAGCAGTTTGCCAACAAGAGCGATAGCATGGCAAAAAAGTCGGAAATTTTTACAACAGCAAGGCATAAATATCAGCATCAGCTTGATTTTGAGTATTCTCCTACTAGGGATAACAGGATGTCAGCTAGTAGCCAAACCGACCCACACAGAGGGCGCGATCAATTTAACACTCTGGCAAGGTGTAAATCCACCACCTAACCGAGATGTATTGCAATCACTTGTAAACAAATTTAATCAAACACATCCCAACATTCAAGTTGAATCATTATATATTGGACAACCAGACCAGCAATTGCCAAAAATTTTGGCTGCTGTGGTGGGGAATGCTGTTCCTGATTTGCTCTGGTTTTCCCCAATGCTGACTGGTCAATTAGTAGAATTAAACGCAATTCGCCCGTTGGAAGATTTGCTGGCAACATCACCATTAAAAGATCAGATTGACCCAGCCTTATTTGAAGCGATGGAATATGGGGGGCATACTTGGTCGGTATCTTTTGGTACGAATAATGTCGGGATTTTTTATCGTCCTAGCTTATTTAAAGCTGCGGGAATTACTCAGTTGCCGAAAACCTGGGAGGAGTTGCGTCAAGTGGCGCGGAAATTAACAGTTGATACCAATGGCGACAACCAGATAGATCAACATGGGATGCTGTTACCTTTGGGAAAAGGAGAGTGGACGGTATTTAATTGGTTGCCGTTTATGTGGAGTGGTGGCGGGGAACTGATTGATGCGGGGAAAGATGCCACTGCCAAGAATGTAAATTTAGTAAATCAAGGAGCGATCGCCGCCTTAGAATTTTGGCAGAATTTAATTAAAGATGGTTCTGCTGTCTTATCTTTGCCAGAACGCGGTTATGAGTTAGATGGTTTCCTTGCTGGTAAAGTAGCTATGCAGCTAACTGGGCCTTGGACACTCGGACAACTACAATCGACAGGCGTTGATTTTAATGTGTTTCCCATTCCCGCAGGGGTGAAATCAGCAACAGCTACAGGTGGGGAAAATTTATTCATTTTAAAAACTAATCCAGAACGAGAACGTGCTGCCTTTACCTTTGCAGAGTATGTTTTAAGTGAGGAATTTCAAACAGAGTGGGCGCTAGGTACGGGGTATTTACCAGTAAATCTCAAAGCGCGTCAAAATCCTGCTTATCAAGAATTTTTAGCGAAATTGCCAGCAGTAAAAGTGTTTTTGGAACAAGCAAGCGTAGCGCGATCGCGTCCCATATTTCCTGG